The following DNA comes from Limnobacter sp. SAORIC-580.
AAACAGCGACGGGCCACGGCCAGTCATGTCGTAACTTGCGCCCGCCTGCAAGGCCACCTTCTGGTTTTGTACCAGCTCGCGATTCAAACGTGCACCGGAATAACCATCCAGCACAGCACTCAACACGGCCAGTGAATACGCATCACGGTCTTTCAGCACATCAGTTAACTTGGGTACTTTAAAACCCATGATCAAATACGGGTTCTCGGCTGGTGCCTTCACTTGTACACGGCGTATTCCCTCTTGCTTGGGCTCTTCCTGCGGCTTACGCTCTTCCAGCTTCTTGGGTTTTACCTTGCCATAGGTTTTTTCAGCCATGGCTTTTACCTGCGCGGGTTGCACATCACCCACCACCACCAACACTGCATTCTGGGGTGTGTACCATGTGTCATACCATTTGCGTGCGTCCTTGTACGTCATGGCTTCAAGGTCGCTCATCCAGCCAATTACCGGTGTGCGCGTGGGGTTGGCCTGAAAAGCAGTGGCCATGAAAGCCTCGTAAAGCTTGCCGGTGGCCTGGTCGTCGGTGCGGTAGCGGCGTTCTTCCATCACCACCTTGATTTCTTTTTCAAACTCGCTTTCGCTCAGCACCAAATTGGCCATGCGGTCGGCTTCAAGGGCCATTACCTTGCTTAAGTCTTTGGCCTGAAGCTGCTGAAAATAAGCGGTGTAGTCGCGGCTGGTGAACGCATTGTCGCGCCCACCCAGGGCAGCCACAATCTCGGAAAACTCGCCCACTTTCAGGGTTTTGGTTTCTTTGAACATCATGTGCTCAAGCACGTGGGCCACACCGGTGGTGCCGTTGTACTCGTCCATCGAACCGGCCTTGTACCACACCATGTGCGCCACGGTGGGCGAACGGTGGTCTTCCTTCACCACCACACGCAAGCCGTTGTTCAGTTTGTATTCAGTCACATCGCCATCAGCGGCATTCGCCGCGTTGACCATCAGCAATTGAGCACTTGCAATCAGCAAAACGCCAGCAGCCAGTGCCGCCCAACGCCGATTCAGTTGAAAACCTGTTTTTATCATTCAAGACACCTTTTACAGCAAACGTCCGTTTTAACCTCAATGGTAGAATAAGTCATTCAACATCTCGCTGTGTGACAGTCGTTCACACCGCTTAGTTTCCTCAATTGGAGTTTTACATGCAGATTCCTGGGCAGAGACAGGACTGGCTTGGTCGTTTGAAATCGGGTTTGACCAAAACCCGTTCCGGCCTTACCTCCATGTTCACCGGCGAAAAGGTCGATGAAGCCTTTTTCGAAGAAATGGAAGAACGCCTGCTGCTGGCCGATTGCGGCTTGCCCGCCACCGAACTGCTGATGCAGAAAGTGCGCGACACGGTGTACCAGAAAGGCCTCACCCGGCCCGAAGACGTGCGCCTGGTGCTGCGCGATTCGGTGTTCGATTTGCTGCGCCCCCTGGAAACCAGCATGGGCGTAGACCGTGCCCGCCCATTGGTCATGATGGTGGTGGGTGTAAACGGCGCAGGCAAAACTACCAGCATCGGCAAACTGGCCAACCACTATGCTGAAATTGGTTATTCCGTTCTGTTGGCCGCTGGCGACACGTTTCGTGCAGCAGCCCGAGAACAACTGGATGTGTGGGCCCAACGCAGCAATGTCGATGTCATTTCTGCCGAGGGCAGCGACCCCGGCGCAGTGGCATTCGACTCAGTACAGGCCGGTATTTCACGAAACAAACACATTGTGATTTGCGACACCGCAGGCCGCCTGCCCACGCAGCTTCACCTCATGGAAGAGCTGAAAAAAATCAAGAAAGTACTGGGCAAAGCCAAGATGGACGCACCCCACGAAATTGTGCTGGTGGTAGACGCCACCAATGGCCAAAACGCCTTGCAACAAATCAAGGCATTCAACGATGCACTTACACTGACCGCGCTGGTGGTCACCAAGCTGGACGGCACTGCCAAAGGCGGTATTCTGGCTGCCATGAGCATGAGCACCCGCGTGCCCGTGGCCTTTATTGGCGTGGGAGAAAAAATGGGCGACCTGCGCCCTTTCAGCCCCCGCGAATTTGCCAACGCCTTGGTTGGCATTGACACTGACGGAAACCAAACCGCATGATCCAATTCAAAAACGTCACCTTGAAGTACGGCACCCACGCCGCCTTGAAGGGGGTGAATTTTCAGTTGCCCAAGGGCTCGTTCACCCTGCTTGAAGGCCATTCCGGTGCTGGCAAAAGCTCCATATTGCGATTGCTGGCCACGTTTGAGCAACCCAGCAGCGGCGATATTCTGGTGGGCAAAAGCTCGATTGCGCGCCTGAACCGGCGCGAACGCGCACACTACCGCCGCAATGTGGGCTACACAGGCATGGACGTTGAACTGCTGCACAACCGCAGCTGCTTTGACAACGTGGCCCTGCCCCTGCGCGTGGTGGGCTTGAGCGATACCGACATTCAAAGCCGCGTGAAGGCCGCGCTGGCCCGCGTGGGCTTAAGCCACACCGACCGCATGCTGCCCAGTGAATTGTCGGGCGGGCAACAACTGCGTTTGCAAATTGCACGCGCGGTTGTTAATCGCCCAGCCCTTGTATTGGCCGATGAACCCACTGCCCAGCTCGATGATGAATCGGCCGCGCGCGTGGTGGGCTTGCTGGAAGAATTCAACCGCGCCGGTGTCACCATTATTGTGGCCACCCACGAGGCGCACCGTTTTAACCGAGTAACACATCGTTTGAAACTGGGCGAAGGCGCAGTGCTGCCAGCACCCGCCGATTTGTCGCACAACGGTGGCCGCGAGGCAGGCGTGCAAACTTTTTCCAAAGACTTTCTGAACAAGGCCTACGGGGCTTGATCCACTTTTAAGAGACAACACATGCGTTGGTTACGTTTGCAGTGGTTTTCAATTTCTGCCGGTTTAAAGCTGTGGCTTGATGAACCACTTGGTCACCTGTTCAACGCCCTGGTACTTGCCATTGCATTGGCCATGCCCTGGACCATTGCACAGGGGCTAAGCGCGATTGTGCCCAGCATGGACCGTTGGGTGGGCGACCCTGAAATCAGCTTGTACTTCAAACCGGATGCCACACTTGATTCCGTA
Coding sequences within:
- a CDS encoding M16 family metallopeptidase → MIKTGFQLNRRWAALAAGVLLIASAQLLMVNAANAADGDVTEYKLNNGLRVVVKEDHRSPTVAHMVWYKAGSMDEYNGTTGVAHVLEHMMFKETKTLKVGEFSEIVAALGGRDNAFTSRDYTAYFQQLQAKDLSKVMALEADRMANLVLSESEFEKEIKVVMEERRYRTDDQATGKLYEAFMATAFQANPTRTPVIGWMSDLEAMTYKDARKWYDTWYTPQNAVLVVVGDVQPAQVKAMAEKTYGKVKPKKLEERKPQEEPKQEGIRRVQVKAPAENPYLIMGFKVPKLTDVLKDRDAYSLAVLSAVLDGYSGARLNRELVQNQKVALQAGASYDMTGRGPSLFYLDGSPAAGQTVEALEKALLAQVKKVADEGVSEAELARVKAQLIASQVYKRDSVYGQAVEIGQNVTIGFEVGDIDRMIEQIKTVTAQEVQYAAQKFFDQDQLTVGTLFPLPIDPNKKDAPPKGLTH
- the ftsY gene encoding signal recognition particle-docking protein FtsY encodes the protein MQIPGQRQDWLGRLKSGLTKTRSGLTSMFTGEKVDEAFFEEMEERLLLADCGLPATELLMQKVRDTVYQKGLTRPEDVRLVLRDSVFDLLRPLETSMGVDRARPLVMMVVGVNGAGKTTSIGKLANHYAEIGYSVLLAAGDTFRAAAREQLDVWAQRSNVDVISAEGSDPGAVAFDSVQAGISRNKHIVICDTAGRLPTQLHLMEELKKIKKVLGKAKMDAPHEIVLVVDATNGQNALQQIKAFNDALTLTALVVTKLDGTAKGGILAAMSMSTRVPVAFIGVGEKMGDLRPFSPREFANALVGIDTDGNQTA
- a CDS encoding cell division ATP-binding protein FtsE, translating into MIQFKNVTLKYGTHAALKGVNFQLPKGSFTLLEGHSGAGKSSILRLLATFEQPSSGDILVGKSSIARLNRRERAHYRRNVGYTGMDVELLHNRSCFDNVALPLRVVGLSDTDIQSRVKAALARVGLSHTDRMLPSELSGGQQLRLQIARAVVNRPALVLADEPTAQLDDESAARVVGLLEEFNRAGVTIIVATHEAHRFNRVTHRLKLGEGAVLPAPADLSHNGGREAGVQTFSKDFLNKAYGA